A single genomic interval of Alkalispirochaeta americana harbors:
- a CDS encoding sodium ion-translocating decarboxylase subunit beta — protein sequence NFLLMNAMGPNVAGVIGSAVAAGVLLALAG from the coding sequence GAACTTCCTTCTCATGAACGCCATGGGCCCCAACGTGGCCGGTGTGATCGGATCCGCCGTGGCCGCGGGAGTGTTGCTCGCTCTTGCCGGTTAG